A DNA window from Altererythrobacter sp. B11 contains the following coding sequences:
- a CDS encoding acyltransferase family protein: protein MDTHIVKAQMGHSHNIEVVAIERISSIDFLRAVFDCHSSGKVAMPIEPGTQPNIAGISVVDRISCASGGGWFTQSISPRHDSTPAQVVHTSGSTGEPKAILLSHQSLGDVTTRLVDFMKMDASVREYVGVPVTYSFGFGRVRAVSAAGGASYLPEHGFRVDELARMLERDEVNALSAVPTLLRVLLGQRARIGSAGAKLRWLEIGSQAMTRAEKEAIRELFPNARIVQHYGLTEASRSTFLDISKEEGEALDSVGGPCGAVEVRIADDGRIAIRGPHVAAGIITAGGLQTLTDADGWLTTNDLGRMEDGRLVFGGRADDLINVGGIKVPSEVFEDRLRAIVGLDFAYAVAPGNHPLRGQIVAIAHEETASPAQVTALEAAAKQVARDMGVADSVAVFGVQTIPRTTTNKIRRKEVSAEFGAFSAQAQDPAKDAAAPGEQAAGIAEAFLAKFGEPARDRRESFRSLDGDSLSYIDMMLRLEQFLPQLPEDWESKSIDELVALADTPADVEAAFAREFGDDALDAGASFDSLGGDEAQRQRLRSQLKAFISPLPADWHEMSIGALSTLAEQRAAPAKPGKWAAYRPTNLDTVRGLACVLIVALHVLGVRPDRGLEVPRPSTWHAIMDALEVVRLPLFTAMAGYIYGAMPATREGFGPYMASKLKQLAVPLLFANAVFWAIKAVIFHEPGVGLLATYANGYEHLWYIYAILLMFAIVAFVDEKFHPTVGVWVALIAVPIVLYTVLPASPVTYIRKGLLLLPFFLFGLVIQRRSDWMMNPLVSVLALVMLVGSIAMKPLGQPEAVGPDQTGLITWIGGAGAVVLLLLYLPKMRGLERLAAYSFTIYLWHPAASAAMRTVLWKLGVHNTAIAFVVGLAVGVGVPVAMHLVCLRLPKYLSMPVIGK, encoded by the coding sequence TGATTGCCATTCTTCCGGCAAGGTGGCGATGCCCATCGAACCCGGCACTCAACCGAACATCGCCGGAATTTCGGTGGTCGATCGCATTTCCTGCGCCAGTGGCGGCGGCTGGTTCACCCAGTCGATCTCCCCGCGCCACGATTCCACGCCTGCGCAGGTCGTCCATACCTCCGGATCGACGGGTGAGCCCAAGGCCATCCTGCTGTCACATCAGTCTCTGGGCGACGTCACGACCCGCCTGGTGGACTTCATGAAAATGGATGCCAGCGTTCGGGAATATGTCGGCGTTCCCGTGACTTACTCCTTCGGCTTCGGCCGCGTCCGGGCGGTGTCGGCCGCCGGCGGCGCGAGCTATCTCCCCGAGCACGGCTTCCGCGTCGACGAACTTGCCCGCATGCTCGAACGGGATGAGGTAAACGCCCTCTCGGCCGTTCCCACGCTGCTGCGGGTCCTCCTCGGCCAGCGCGCGCGCATCGGATCCGCCGGGGCCAAGCTGCGCTGGCTGGAGATCGGCAGCCAGGCAATGACGCGTGCGGAGAAGGAAGCGATCCGCGAACTGTTCCCCAACGCCCGCATCGTCCAGCACTACGGCCTCACCGAAGCATCTCGCAGCACCTTCCTCGATATTTCGAAGGAGGAAGGGGAGGCGCTCGATTCGGTGGGTGGCCCCTGCGGTGCGGTGGAGGTGCGAATCGCCGACGACGGTCGGATTGCCATTCGCGGCCCGCATGTCGCCGCGGGCATCATCACTGCGGGCGGTTTGCAAACCCTCACCGACGCGGATGGCTGGCTGACCACCAACGACCTGGGGCGCATGGAAGACGGACGCCTCGTCTTCGGCGGACGCGCGGACGATCTCATCAATGTCGGGGGGATCAAGGTGCCCTCGGAAGTTTTCGAGGACCGCCTGCGGGCCATTGTCGGGCTGGATTTTGCCTATGCCGTGGCCCCCGGAAATCACCCGCTTCGTGGACAGATCGTCGCCATCGCCCACGAAGAAACCGCCAGCCCTGCCCAAGTGACGGCGTTGGAAGCCGCCGCGAAGCAAGTGGCCCGCGACATGGGTGTGGCCGACAGCGTGGCCGTGTTCGGGGTGCAGACGATCCCGCGAACGACGACCAACAAGATTCGCCGCAAGGAAGTCTCTGCGGAATTCGGGGCCTTCAGCGCACAGGCGCAGGATCCTGCCAAGGATGCAGCTGCCCCCGGCGAGCAGGCGGCCGGCATTGCCGAGGCGTTCCTGGCGAAGTTCGGTGAACCAGCCAGGGATCGGCGCGAAAGCTTCCGTTCGCTGGATGGCGATTCGCTGAGCTACATCGACATGATGCTGCGGCTGGAGCAATTCCTGCCGCAACTCCCGGAGGATTGGGAAAGCAAGTCCATCGACGAGCTTGTCGCGCTGGCCGATACGCCCGCCGATGTCGAAGCCGCCTTTGCCCGGGAGTTCGGCGACGATGCGCTGGACGCCGGGGCAAGCTTCGATTCGCTGGGCGGCGACGAGGCGCAGAGGCAGCGCCTGCGAAGTCAGCTGAAAGCGTTTATCTCGCCGCTGCCGGCCGACTGGCACGAGATGTCGATCGGTGCGCTGAGTACGCTGGCAGAGCAGCGCGCCGCACCGGCGAAGCCGGGCAAGTGGGCGGCGTACCGGCCGACCAATCTCGACACGGTGCGCGGGCTCGCCTGCGTCCTCATCGTCGCGCTGCATGTGCTGGGCGTGCGCCCCGATCGCGGGCTGGAGGTTCCACGGCCCTCCACCTGGCACGCCATCATGGACGCCCTCGAGGTGGTGCGGCTGCCGCTGTTCACCGCGATGGCAGGCTACATCTACGGCGCCATGCCAGCCACGCGCGAAGGCTTCGGCCCCTATATGGCCAGCAAGCTCAAGCAGCTCGCCGTGCCGCTTCTCTTCGCCAACGCCGTGTTCTGGGCGATCAAGGCGGTGATATTCCACGAGCCCGGCGTCGGCCTGCTGGCGACCTACGCCAACGGATATGAGCATCTCTGGTATATCTACGCGATCCTGCTGATGTTCGCGATCGTTGCCTTCGTGGACGAGAAGTTCCACCCCACCGTGGGGGTGTGGGTGGCCCTGATCGCGGTGCCGATCGTGCTCTATACCGTGCTGCCCGCCAGCCCCGTCACCTACATCCGCAAGGGGCTGCTCCTGCTCCCCTTCTTCCTCTTCGGCCTCGTGATCCAGCGCAGGTCCGACTGGATGATGAACCCGCTGGTGAGCGTCCTCGCACTGGTCATGCTGGTCGGCTCAATCGCGATGAAGCCGCTTGGACAGCCGGAAGCGGTTGGTCCCGACCAGACGGGCCTGATCACCTGGATCGGCGGCGCCGGCGCGGTGGTTCTGCTGCTGCTCTATCTCCCCAAGATGAGGGGGCTGGAAAGGCTCGCGGCCTATTCCTTCACCATCTATCTCTGGCATCCCGCTGCCAGCGCGGCGATGCGGACGGTACTGTGGAAGCTCGGCGTCCATAATACTGCGATCGCCTTCGTGGTGGGGCTCGCGGTGGGGGTTGGCGTGCCGGTGGCCATGCATCTGGTCTGCCTGCGGCTGCCGAAATATCTGAGCATGCCGGTTATCGGGAAATAG
- a CDS encoding TolC family protein produces MRKTRLRRELIGAIIAPALLIPVAAHAETLGEAIVEAYQFNPNVQASRARNRAADERVARAEGEFGPFISGSASYDYNYRRLRTNGELAPAEHGFTPTFGVTLSQPLFTSGRLSSQLRIAEANYGASTADMRAAELNLLANVIIAYASVLRDQNLVSIARENLDLLGDQLGQTQARFDARYATRTDLDQTRNRLLTGQAQLELAEGNLRASRNAFRNLVGHYPDDLAPLPQLPGLPQSLEEAEDMGLRFNPVLEAARFDSRAARAAVGLARSDAGPQVTLQGTAARTPLSIENDAVRQFDAQARIEVTMPLYAAGRIAAGIREAKQSADAANQVEEQVTRDVREDIASAWDRLSANRRASPAYAEAVTAAETALQGAREQQLAGQLTALNVLDTARDLLNSRQAKASVDAQLYIQHAILLAAMGQLSPGRFGPMTPEYDPDSYSRTAFAGLPTGPLVELLDDAVVMDGVTYTPVQQERSEEPGHDMAPAAETSPAP; encoded by the coding sequence ATGCGTAAGACACGATTGCGGCGCGAACTGATCGGCGCGATCATAGCGCCCGCCCTGCTGATCCCGGTTGCCGCCCACGCCGAAACGCTGGGCGAGGCGATTGTCGAGGCTTATCAATTCAATCCCAACGTGCAGGCGAGCCGTGCCCGCAACCGCGCGGCGGACGAGCGCGTGGCGCGGGCGGAGGGCGAATTCGGCCCCTTCATCAGCGGCTCCGCCAGCTATGACTACAATTACCGGCGGCTGCGCACCAATGGCGAGCTGGCCCCGGCGGAGCACGGTTTCACCCCCACCTTCGGCGTCACGCTCTCCCAGCCGCTGTTCACCTCGGGCAGGCTGAGCTCCCAGCTGCGCATCGCGGAGGCGAATTACGGCGCATCCACCGCAGACATGCGCGCGGCGGAACTCAATCTCCTCGCCAATGTCATCATCGCCTACGCCAGCGTGCTGCGCGACCAGAACCTGGTCAGCATCGCGCGCGAGAACCTCGATCTGCTGGGCGACCAGCTGGGCCAGACGCAGGCCCGCTTCGATGCGCGCTATGCGACGCGCACCGATCTGGACCAGACGCGTAACCGCCTGCTCACCGGGCAGGCCCAGCTCGAGCTTGCCGAGGGCAATCTGCGGGCGAGCCGCAACGCCTTCCGCAACCTCGTCGGGCACTATCCCGACGATCTGGCCCCCCTTCCGCAATTGCCCGGCCTCCCCCAGTCGCTGGAAGAGGCCGAGGACATGGGCCTCCGCTTTAACCCCGTGCTGGAGGCAGCGCGCTTCGATTCGCGCGCCGCGCGCGCCGCGGTCGGGCTTGCGCGATCAGATGCCGGCCCGCAGGTGACGCTGCAGGGCACCGCCGCCCGCACCCCGCTGTCGATCGAGAACGACGCCGTGCGCCAGTTTGATGCCCAGGCGCGGATCGAAGTGACCATGCCGCTTTACGCCGCAGGCCGAATCGCCGCGGGAATCCGCGAAGCGAAGCAGAGCGCCGATGCGGCCAATCAGGTGGAGGAACAGGTCACCCGCGACGTGCGCGAGGATATTGCCTCGGCCTGGGACCGGCTTTCCGCCAACCGCCGCGCCAGCCCTGCCTATGCGGAAGCGGTCACCGCCGCGGAAACGGCTCTTCAGGGCGCGCGGGAGCAGCAACTCGCCGGCCAGCTCACCGCACTCAACGTACTCGACACCGCGCGGGACCTGCTCAATTCCCGCCAGGCGAAAGCCTCGGTGGATGCCCAGCTCTACATCCAGCACGCGATCCTGCTTGCGGCGATGGGCCAGCTCTCGCCTGGTCGCTTCGGGCCGATGACGCCGGAATATGATCCCGATTCCTATTCCCGCACCGCCTTCGCCGGATTGCCCACTGGCCCGCTGGTGGAACTGCTCGACGATGCGGTGGTGATGGATGGAGTGACATACACGCCGGTTCAGCAGGAACGGTCGGAGGAGCCGGGCCACGATATGGCGCCGGCAGCGGAAACGTCACCCGCGCCCTAG
- a CDS encoding type I secretion system permease/ATPase: protein MSAKLSGLKGLFQPLLPILWPVLGFSAVFNVLLLSGSFFMLLVYDDVLASRSVPTLAGLLLMVAVAYAFQAALDIIRNRVLFHSGAMADRQLSARVYDVLSRFGSEAGRLPSGAAPVRDLDMVRNYIAGPGPLALLDLPYVAMFLVILTMFHWALGLTALVGALALILLMAVSAKLTNEPARDAATMSGLRFSMAEDIRRRSETIRVLGMGERRRAAWDEANQHLLTAQDRLSEISGRMQGISKTFRQFLQSLMLAVGALLVIEGEATGGIIVAGSILGARALMPVEQTIAHWKSMVDARQALERLAALQQAVPQEYAPMPLPRPKESLEVQQLTSRPPGMKAVTLANVNFRLNAGEALAVIGHSGSGKSTLMRSIVGAWQPLRGSVRLDGAALDQWSPADLGRDIGYVSQRIELFEGTIGQNIARFDPAADPEAIIAAARQAGVHEMIVALPGGYDYQLGPGGDGLSEGQQQRLALARALYGDPFLIVLDEANSNLDAQGEQALAQAVLRAKERGAIVIIVGHRPSVFAHVDHILVMAGGEARQMGPRDEMLKMLGLLRVPAAANDGPRAAAAG, encoded by the coding sequence GTGTCAGCGAAATTGTCCGGGCTGAAGGGGCTGTTCCAGCCTCTTCTGCCGATCCTGTGGCCTGTGTTGGGCTTCAGCGCGGTCTTCAACGTGCTGCTGCTCTCCGGCTCGTTCTTTATGCTGCTGGTTTATGATGACGTGCTGGCCAGCCGCAGCGTGCCCACTCTGGCGGGCCTGCTGCTGATGGTTGCCGTGGCCTATGCGTTTCAGGCCGCCCTGGACATCATTCGCAACCGTGTCCTGTTCCACTCGGGCGCGATGGCAGACCGGCAGCTTTCAGCCCGTGTATATGATGTGCTCAGCCGGTTCGGTAGCGAAGCGGGGCGCCTGCCTTCGGGTGCAGCGCCGGTGCGCGATCTCGACATGGTGCGCAACTATATCGCCGGTCCCGGACCGCTGGCCCTGCTCGACCTGCCCTATGTTGCGATGTTCCTCGTCATCCTCACGATGTTCCACTGGGCTCTCGGCCTCACTGCGCTGGTCGGCGCCTTGGCACTGATCCTGCTGATGGCGGTGAGCGCGAAGCTGACGAATGAGCCCGCCCGCGATGCCGCTACCATGTCGGGGCTGCGCTTCTCGATGGCGGAGGACATCCGCCGCCGCAGCGAGACCATCCGCGTACTGGGCATGGGCGAACGGCGCCGCGCCGCTTGGGATGAGGCGAACCAGCACCTGCTGACCGCGCAGGATCGGCTGTCGGAGATCTCTGGCCGGATGCAGGGCATCAGCAAGACCTTCCGCCAGTTCCTGCAATCTCTGATGCTGGCCGTCGGCGCGCTGCTGGTCATCGAAGGCGAAGCGACTGGCGGCATCATCGTTGCGGGTTCGATCCTCGGTGCGCGGGCGCTGATGCCGGTGGAGCAGACCATCGCCCATTGGAAATCCATGGTGGACGCGCGCCAGGCGCTGGAACGGTTGGCCGCACTGCAGCAGGCCGTGCCGCAGGAATACGCCCCCATGCCGCTGCCGCGTCCGAAAGAAAGCCTGGAAGTGCAGCAGCTCACCTCTCGCCCTCCGGGCATGAAGGCGGTGACGCTGGCAAATGTGAACTTCCGCCTCAATGCGGGCGAGGCGCTGGCGGTGATCGGCCACAGCGGATCGGGCAAATCGACCCTGATGCGCTCGATCGTCGGTGCCTGGCAGCCGCTGCGCGGATCGGTGCGGCTGGACGGCGCTGCGCTGGATCAATGGTCTCCGGCGGATCTGGGCCGGGACATCGGCTATGTCTCGCAAAGGATCGAGCTGTTCGAAGGCACGATCGGGCAGAACATCGCCCGCTTCGATCCGGCTGCCGATCCGGAGGCGATCATCGCCGCGGCGCGGCAGGCGGGAGTGCACGAGATGATCGTGGCGCTGCCGGGCGGCTATGACTACCAACTCGGCCCCGGCGGGGATGGCCTTTCCGAAGGCCAGCAGCAGCGCCTTGCCCTGGCCCGCGCGCTGTATGGCGATCCGTTTCTGATCGTGCTGGACGAGGCCAATTCGAACCTCGACGCGCAGGGCGAGCAGGCGCTGGCCCAGGCGGTGCTGCGCGCCAAGGAGCGCGGCGCCATCGTGATCATCGTCGGCCACCGCCCCTCCGTCTTCGCGCATGTCGATCACATTCTGGTGATGGCCGGCGGCGAGGCGCGGCAGATGGGCCCGCGTGACGAAATGCTGAAGATGCTGGGCCTGTTGCGGGTTCCAGCCGCCGCAAATGACGGCCCCCGCGCAGCGGCGGCAGGCTGA
- a CDS encoding HlyD family type I secretion periplasmic adaptor subunit — MASELTLHRPYLPALAEAPLYQPDARLGRTLRLGLSLSAALVFGLGGLMALVPIAGAVVAPGQVSMASHVKQLGHPSGGVVADILVRDGDHVKAGQPLMRLENTVSGANAQLTGENVDQLLARAARLTAERDGLGAIAFPKELTDRAGDPNIAALMDAERKTFALRRQSRSGLVAQLQQRVNQAQADIRSSRSRADSYNRQASLIGEELDATRALYEKRYTTLDRLNSLERSASGLAAEASSARQGADAASARIGELRAQMASVQQDSRSAAAAELMEVERQITELRRVQVAADDSFDKSVIRAPQAGVVDKLAFRTVGGIVPAGETIMEIVPDNDRLVVEASVSPADIDQIHEGQPATVRFSAFSNRTTPEVTGEVTHVSASRVDDRATGSAFYRVTISFTARELKELGNVALKPGMPAEAFVRTRDRTMLSYILRPLTDQWSRAFREN; from the coding sequence ATGGCAAGCGAACTTACCCTCCACCGGCCCTACCTCCCCGCCCTTGCGGAAGCGCCGCTCTATCAGCCCGACGCACGGCTCGGGCGCACGCTGCGGCTGGGCCTCAGCCTTTCGGCGGCGCTGGTTTTTGGCCTGGGCGGTCTGATGGCGCTGGTGCCGATCGCCGGGGCGGTCGTCGCTCCGGGCCAGGTCAGCATGGCTTCGCATGTGAAGCAGCTGGGCCATCCGTCCGGCGGCGTGGTGGCCGATATCCTCGTCCGGGACGGCGATCACGTGAAGGCCGGGCAGCCCCTGATGCGGCTGGAAAACACCGTGTCCGGCGCCAATGCGCAGCTGACGGGGGAGAATGTCGATCAGTTGCTTGCCCGCGCCGCACGGCTGACCGCGGAGCGTGACGGGCTGGGCGCCATCGCCTTCCCGAAGGAACTGACCGACCGCGCGGGAGACCCGAACATCGCCGCGCTGATGGATGCGGAGCGCAAGACCTTTGCCCTCCGGCGCCAGTCCCGTTCGGGCCTGGTCGCGCAATTGCAGCAGCGCGTGAACCAGGCACAGGCCGACATCCGTAGCAGCCGCAGCCGGGCCGACAGCTACAACCGGCAGGCTTCCCTTATCGGCGAGGAGCTGGATGCAACGCGCGCCTTGTACGAGAAGCGCTATACCACGCTGGACCGGCTGAACTCGCTCGAACGTTCCGCCTCCGGGCTTGCCGCCGAAGCCAGCAGCGCCCGCCAGGGAGCCGACGCAGCGAGCGCGCGGATCGGCGAATTGCGCGCGCAGATGGCGTCCGTGCAGCAGGATTCGCGAAGCGCGGCAGCGGCGGAGCTGATGGAGGTCGAGCGCCAGATCACCGAACTGCGCCGCGTGCAGGTGGCCGCGGACGACAGCTTCGACAAATCGGTCATCCGCGCGCCGCAGGCGGGCGTGGTGGACAAGCTGGCCTTCCGCACCGTCGGCGGCATCGTCCCCGCGGGCGAGACGATCATGGAAATCGTGCCCGACAACGATCGGCTGGTGGTGGAGGCAAGCGTCAGCCCCGCCGACATCGACCAGATCCATGAAGGCCAGCCGGCCACCGTGCGGTTCAGCGCCTTTTCCAACCGCACCACGCCCGAAGTGACGGGCGAGGTTACGCATGTTTCCGCCAGCCGGGTGGACGACCGGGCGACCGGCAGCGCCTTCTATCGCGTGACGATCAGCTTCACGGCCCGCGAACTCAAGGAACTGGGCAATGTGGCGCTGAAGCCGGGCATGCCGGCGGAAGCCTTCGTGCGGACGCGCGACCGGACCATGCTGAGCTATATCCTGCGGCCGCTGACCGATCAGTGGTCACGCGCGTTCCGGGAAAACTGA
- a CDS encoding TIGR01244 family sulfur transferase: MNPRKLCDTMAVHPQLTPEDVVEVARQGYRAIINDRPDGEEPGQPSSAEIAAAAQAAGLDYLHIPVVPGQIGAEQIAAFADALERLPKPILGYCKSGMRASTLWALCNCAGMGTEQVIASAAAAGYDLAPLRPALEARARG, from the coding sequence ATGAATCCCCGGAAACTATGCGACACGATGGCCGTCCATCCGCAACTGACGCCGGAGGACGTGGTAGAGGTAGCGCGGCAGGGCTATCGCGCCATCATCAACGACCGGCCGGACGGGGAAGAGCCGGGCCAGCCCAGTTCCGCAGAGATCGCCGCCGCGGCACAAGCGGCCGGACTCGACTATTTGCATATTCCGGTGGTGCCGGGGCAGATCGGCGCCGAGCAGATCGCCGCCTTTGCCGATGCGCTGGAGCGCCTGCCCAAGCCGATCCTCGGCTATTGCAAGTCCGGAATGCGGGCGAGCACGCTGTGGGCGCTGTGCAATTGCGCCGGAATGGGGACAGAGCAGGTGATCGCGAGTGCTGCCGCCGCCGGTTACGATCTTGCCCCGCTGCGGCCCGCGCTGGAAGCGCGGGCGCGCGGATAA
- a CDS encoding peroxiredoxin produces the protein MDHIPAPGPLRIGDEVPRFIARSTQGPLDLADFRGRWVVLFSHPADFTPVCTSEFIALAKAEEQFAAMECALVGLSVDSLYSHLAWIRMIHDISGVRVNFPLVEDPTMEIARAFGMIAPDAHDASAVRTSFFIDPQGVLRAATSYPVNVGRSVPEMLRLLAALRRVDAAEVLAPADWQPGDDLLRMPAETAPEILRANGPDAWFFTPVADKG, from the coding sequence TTGGACCACATTCCCGCTCCCGGCCCGCTGCGCATCGGCGACGAGGTTCCGCGCTTCATCGCCCGCAGCACGCAGGGGCCGCTGGACCTTGCCGATTTTCGCGGGCGCTGGGTGGTGCTGTTCTCCCACCCGGCGGACTTCACCCCGGTCTGCACCAGCGAGTTCATCGCCCTGGCGAAGGCGGAGGAGCAGTTCGCCGCGATGGAGTGCGCGCTGGTGGGCCTTTCGGTCGACAGCCTCTATTCGCATCTGGCGTGGATCAGGATGATCCACGACATCAGCGGAGTGCGCGTGAACTTTCCGCTGGTGGAGGATCCCACCATGGAGATCGCCCGCGCCTTCGGCATGATCGCGCCCGATGCGCATGATGCCTCTGCCGTGCGCACCAGCTTCTTCATCGATCCGCAGGGCGTGCTGCGCGCCGCCACGTCCTACCCCGTCAACGTCGGCCGCTCCGTGCCGGAAATGCTCCGCCTGCTGGCCGCGCTGCGTCGGGTCGATGCGGCCGAGGTTCTCGCCCCGGCCGACTGGCAGCCGGGGGACGATTTGCTGCGCATGCCCGCCGAAACGGCACCGGAAATCCTGCGGGCGAACGGGCCGGACGCATGGTTCTTCACCCCCGTGGCTGACAAGGGCTGA
- a CDS encoding ArsR/SmtB family transcription factor, translated as MADEMIPRDFDGGAEVLRALAHAVRLQILCSVKETERSVGEIEEVTGITQPGLSQQLGVLRKAGLVETRREGKQIFYRVDRARIAAVSELLNTLAGPAAERPVAPRSRPSSGAAVFARVTR; from the coding sequence GTGGCCGACGAGATGATCCCGCGTGATTTCGACGGCGGTGCCGAAGTGCTGCGCGCGCTGGCACACGCCGTGCGCCTGCAGATCCTGTGCTCGGTCAAGGAAACCGAACGCTCCGTGGGCGAGATCGAGGAGGTGACCGGCATCACCCAGCCGGGCCTGTCGCAACAGCTTGGCGTGCTGCGCAAGGCCGGGCTGGTGGAGACCCGCCGCGAAGGGAAGCAGATCTTCTACCGCGTCGACCGTGCGCGCATCGCCGCGGTGAGCGAACTGCTGAATACGCTGGCCGGCCCGGCGGCGGAACGGCCGGTCGCGCCGCGCAGCCGCCCGAGCAGCGGAGCCGCCGTGTTCGCCCGCGTGACGCGCTGA
- the trxC gene encoding thioredoxin TrxC, whose product MTDETIVCPSCTALNRVPHARLAEQPKCGRCGRPLFTGMPLAADTALFDRLVTRGTLPVLVDFWASWCGPCRAMAPAFAAAAARLEPRMVLAKVDTEAEAGLAERFQIRSIPTLLLLRGGREIGRRAGALPEPAIVEWAGRAVAGA is encoded by the coding sequence ATGACTGACGAGACGATCGTCTGCCCTTCTTGCACCGCGCTGAACCGCGTGCCGCATGCGCGGCTTGCGGAGCAGCCGAAATGCGGCCGATGCGGTCGGCCCTTGTTCACCGGAATGCCGCTTGCCGCCGACACGGCGCTGTTCGACCGGCTGGTCACGCGCGGCACGCTGCCGGTGCTGGTGGACTTCTGGGCATCCTGGTGCGGCCCATGCCGCGCCATGGCCCCCGCCTTTGCAGCGGCGGCGGCGCGGCTGGAGCCGCGAATGGTGCTCGCCAAGGTGGATACAGAAGCGGAAGCCGGGCTGGCAGAGCGGTTTCAGATCCGCTCCATCCCCACTCTGCTGCTGTTGCGCGGCGGGCGGGAGATCGGCCGGCGCGCTGGCGCCTTGCCCGAACCGGCAATCGTGGAATGGGCCGGCCGCGCGGTGGCCGGGGCCTGA